A stretch of Blattabacterium cuenoti DNA encodes these proteins:
- the ilvA gene encoding threonine ammonia-lyase, with translation MKNKFKGYFPSYEEIIKAKNILKDIIYETPLQKNSLLSEKYESNIFLKREDLQIIRSYKIRGAYNKIKSLSKTELKKGIVCASAGNHAQGVAYSCHILKIPGKIYMPSTTPKQKVERVKMFGKGYIEIILMGDTFDAVSYEAIKDCNKNSKIFIHPFDDIKIIEGQATVGVEILQQSVFNIDYVFIPIGGVGLASGVGSHFQEFSPNTKIVGVEPKGAPSMSHSLKKGKIVELETIDRFIDGASVKKVGKLNFNICNQILYDVKTVPEGKVCTTILDLYNLEAIVAEPAGALSIAALDFYSKKIKGKTIVCILSGGNNDITRTEEIRERSLLYEEKKHYFIVKFPQRAGALKEFVNNILGPKDDITYFEYSKKTSKEEGPAIIGIELADKNEFSGFLGRMKKHKVHFQYLNQNPDLFRMLI, from the coding sequence TTGAAAAATAAATTCAAAGGATATTTTCCTTCTTACGAAGAAATAATTAAAGCAAAAAATATACTAAAGGACATAATTTATGAAACTCCATTACAAAAAAATTCTCTATTATCAGAAAAATATGAATCTAATATCTTTTTAAAAAGAGAAGATTTACAAATTATACGTTCATACAAAATTAGAGGAGCTTATAATAAAATTAAAAGTTTATCTAAAACAGAATTAAAAAAAGGAATTGTATGTGCTAGTGCTGGAAATCATGCGCAAGGAGTAGCTTATTCTTGTCATATATTGAAAATACCAGGAAAAATTTATATGCCTAGTACTACTCCTAAACAAAAAGTAGAAAGAGTGAAGATGTTTGGAAAAGGATACATTGAAATTATTCTTATGGGAGATACTTTTGATGCAGTTAGTTATGAAGCAATAAAAGATTGCAATAAAAATTCAAAAATTTTTATACATCCTTTTGATGATATTAAAATTATTGAAGGACAAGCTACCGTAGGAGTTGAAATTTTACAGCAATCTGTTTTCAACATAGATTATGTTTTTATTCCTATTGGAGGAGTAGGTTTAGCTTCTGGGGTTGGAAGTCATTTTCAAGAATTTAGTCCAAATACTAAAATTGTAGGAGTAGAACCTAAAGGAGCTCCGTCTATGAGTCATTCTTTAAAAAAAGGAAAAATTGTAGAATTAGAAACTATAGATAGATTTATTGATGGAGCTTCAGTAAAAAAAGTAGGAAAATTAAATTTTAATATATGTAATCAAATATTATATGATGTTAAAACAGTTCCAGAAGGAAAAGTTTGCACGACAATTTTAGATTTATATAATTTAGAGGCTATTGTAGCAGAGCCTGCTGGAGCTCTTTCTATAGCTGCTTTAGATTTTTATTCTAAAAAAATAAAAGGAAAAACCATCGTTTGTATTTTAAGTGGAGGAAATAATGACATTACTAGAACTGAAGAGATAAGAGAAAGATCTCTCTTATATGAAGAAAAAAAACATTATTTTATCGTAAAATTTCCACAAAGAGCTGGAGCTTTAAAAGAATTTGTGAATAATATTTTAGGACCAAAAGATGATATTACTTATTTTGAATATTCTAAAAAAACTTCTAAAGAGGAAGGTCCTGCTATAATAGGAATAGAATTAGCAGATAAAAACGAATTTTCAGGATTCTTAGGAAGAATGAAAAAACATAAAGTTCATTTTCAATATTTAAACCAAAATCCTGATTTATTTCGTATGCTAATATAA
- the ilvD gene encoding dihydroxy-acid dehydratase → MKKRINNFSEKITKDTNLPAAHAMLYATGMKESDFCKAQIGIVSNWYEGNPCNMHLDKLAKIIKASVITNNLVGFQFTTIGVSDGITMGTSGMRYSLPSRELIADSIETVVEAHHYDGVIALPGCDKNIPGVMMALLRLNRPSIIVYGGSISSGYYNGKKLDIVSSFESLGKKNTNQISEKEYKNIVKNSCPGPGACGGMYTANTMASALEVMGMTLPYSSSSPSTSENKKIECQEVSIYIKKLLEQKIKPKDIVTKTSIENGVKLAMSLGGSTNLVLHFLAIAKSAHIDFSLKDFQKISDQIPVIGNLKPSGIFLMEDIHLCIGGMPIIIKYLLNEGILEGDCLTVTGKTVYENMKNVPNITFNQKIIHSLKQPIKKNGNIRILYGNLAPSGAIAKISGKEGTIFRGPANVFDSEKEANDAILNHIIEPGSVIVIRYVGPIGGPGMPEMLKPTSYIMGSGLGKKVALITDGRFSGGSHGFVVGHITPEAQCGGLIALVKKKDLIKIDTEKNTITLEVKNEEIQKRRKLWNPPSLKVQKGYLYKYTKLVSQASEGCITDEF, encoded by the coding sequence ATGAAAAAAAGAATTAATAATTTTAGCGAAAAAATAACAAAAGATACTAATTTACCAGCTGCACATGCAATGTTATATGCTACAGGAATGAAAGAGTCTGATTTTTGTAAAGCTCAAATAGGAATAGTAAGCAATTGGTATGAAGGAAATCCTTGTAATATGCATTTGGATAAGTTAGCAAAAATAATAAAAGCATCAGTTATTACTAATAATTTAGTGGGATTTCAATTTACCACTATTGGAGTAAGTGATGGAATCACTATGGGAACTTCAGGAATGAGATATTCATTACCATCTAGAGAGTTAATAGCAGATAGTATAGAAACTGTAGTTGAAGCCCATCATTATGATGGAGTAATAGCACTTCCTGGATGTGATAAAAATATTCCAGGTGTTATGATGGCTTTACTTAGATTGAATAGACCCTCTATTATTGTATATGGAGGTAGTATTTCATCCGGTTATTATAATGGAAAAAAGTTAGATATTGTTTCTTCTTTTGAATCTTTGGGTAAAAAAAATACTAATCAAATTAGTGAAAAAGAATACAAAAATATTGTAAAAAATTCGTGTCCAGGACCAGGAGCTTGCGGAGGAATGTATACGGCAAATACTATGGCTTCTGCTCTAGAAGTTATGGGGATGACCCTCCCTTATTCTTCCTCTTCTCCTTCCACAAGTGAAAATAAAAAAATAGAATGTCAAGAAGTTTCTATATATATTAAAAAACTTTTAGAACAAAAAATTAAACCTAAAGATATAGTAACAAAAACTTCTATAGAAAATGGAGTAAAATTAGCTATGAGTTTAGGGGGATCTACTAATTTAGTTTTACATTTTTTAGCTATTGCTAAATCAGCTCATATTGATTTTTCTTTAAAAGATTTTCAGAAAATTAGCGATCAAATTCCTGTCATTGGAAATCTAAAACCAAGTGGGATCTTCTTAATGGAAGATATACATCTGTGTATAGGTGGAATGCCTATTATTATAAAATATTTATTAAATGAAGGAATATTGGAAGGAGATTGTTTAACCGTTACTGGAAAAACAGTATATGAAAATATGAAAAACGTTCCAAATATAACTTTTAATCAGAAAATTATTCATTCCTTAAAACAACCTATAAAAAAAAACGGGAATATAAGAATTTTATATGGAAATCTGGCCCCATCTGGGGCAATAGCTAAAATATCTGGAAAAGAAGGAACTATTTTTCGTGGACCAGCTAATGTTTTTGATTCAGAAAAAGAAGCAAATGATGCTATATTAAATCATATAATTGAACCTGGATCTGTCATTGTTATTAGATACGTAGGGCCAATAGGAGGCCCTGGAATGCCAGAAATGTTAAAACCTACATCTTATATTATGGGATCCGGATTAGGGAAAAAAGTAGCTCTTATTACAGATGGTAGATTTTCAGGAGGATCACATGGTTTTGTCGTCGGACACATCACTCCGGAAGCACAATGCGGTGGTTTAATAGCTTTAGTTAAAAAAAAAGATCTTATTAAGATAGATACAGAAAAAAATACTATTACTCTTGAAGTAAAAAATGAAGAAATACAAAAAAGAAGAAAATTATGGAATCCTCCTTCATTAAAAGTTCAAAAAGGATATTTATATAAATATACAAAACTTGTATCTCAAGCTTCTGAAGGATGTATCACAGATGAATTTTAA
- the dapB gene encoding 4-hydroxy-tetrahydrodipicolinate reductase translates to MNIAIIGYGKMGKTIEKIAKIRNHKISLCYDATPSPFLLKNSDVAIEFSQPNSAFNNIKICIENELPVVCGTTGWLEKLEMIKKICIKKNGSFLYSSNFSIGMNLFFEINKKLSKLLFPYSENYEVQIEEIHHKEKIDKPSGTAISLAQDIINNNIKKTWTLDNKKTKNNISIISKRCQNDVSGIHTVLYESKIENIEIKHKAHNRDGFAFGAVIASEWIKNKKGFFSMKDVLKIS, encoded by the coding sequence ATGAATATAGCAATAATAGGATATGGAAAAATGGGAAAAACCATAGAAAAAATAGCTAAAATTAGAAATCATAAAATTTCATTATGTTATGATGCAACACCTTCTCCATTTTTATTAAAAAATTCAGATGTAGCTATAGAATTTAGTCAACCTAATTCTGCGTTTAATAATATAAAAATTTGTATAGAAAATGAACTACCAGTAGTGTGTGGAACTACAGGTTGGTTAGAAAAATTAGAGATGATTAAAAAAATATGTATTAAAAAAAATGGATCTTTTTTATATTCTTCTAATTTTAGTATTGGAATGAATCTATTCTTTGAGATTAATAAAAAATTATCAAAATTATTATTTCCATATTCTGAAAATTATGAAGTACAAATAGAAGAAATTCATCACAAAGAAAAAATAGATAAACCTAGTGGAACTGCTATTTCTTTAGCTCAAGATATTATAAATAATAACATAAAAAAAACATGGACTTTAGATAATAAAAAAACAAAAAATAATATTTCAATTATATCGAAAAGATGTCAAAATGATGTATCAGGAATTCATACTGTTTTATATGAATCCAAAATAGAAAATATAGAAATAAAACATAAAGCTCATAACCGAGATGGATTTGCTTTCGGAGCTGTTATTGCTTCAGAATGGATAAAAAATAAAAAAGGTTTCTTTTCTATGAAAGACGTATTAAAAATATCATAA
- the mnmA gene encoding tRNA 2-thiouridine(34) synthase MnmA: MQKVIVGLSGGVDSSVAALILKKKGYEVIGLFMHNWEEKDRYNQCNWKTDSIDAMLIAHQLHIPFQVIEMKKEYKKYVINYMFNEYKLGKTPNPDILCNRKIKFNIFLKKAIGLGADFIATGHYVNKKKIIKNKKIIYRLFMGKDINKDQSYFLCQLTQYQLKKSLFPLGLLTKNQVRKIAETNRLRNAYKKESQGLCFIGKINLPIFLQKRILSKKGEIININSNALIYNKKNKEKRTFYSEEEKLFFLSKKNKYKKSDGIIIGYHHGAHFFTKGQRKGIALGGFKKPLFVIETDVKKNIVYTGMGREHPGLYRKYLFIHEKNIHWIREDLTLLEGEKMNVFCRIRYRQPLQKSKLYKIKKGMFIEFETMQCAITEGQFAVWYIEKELIGSGVIS, translated from the coding sequence ATGCAAAAAGTAATAGTAGGACTTTCAGGGGGAGTAGATTCAAGTGTAGCTGCATTAATTCTTAAAAAAAAAGGATATGAAGTTATTGGTTTATTTATGCATAACTGGGAAGAAAAAGATAGATATAATCAATGTAATTGGAAAACAGATAGTATCGATGCAATGTTAATTGCTCATCAATTACATATTCCTTTTCAAGTAATAGAAATGAAAAAAGAGTATAAAAAATATGTAATTAATTATATGTTTAATGAATATAAATTAGGAAAAACTCCTAATCCAGATATTTTGTGTAATAGAAAAATAAAATTCAATATTTTTTTGAAAAAAGCCATTGGACTAGGTGCAGATTTCATTGCTACAGGACATTATGTTAATAAAAAAAAAATTATAAAAAATAAGAAAATAATTTATCGTCTTTTTATGGGAAAAGACATAAATAAAGATCAATCATATTTCTTATGTCAGTTAACGCAATATCAATTAAAAAAATCCTTATTTCCATTAGGACTACTAACTAAGAATCAAGTACGTAAAATAGCAGAAACAAATAGATTACGAAATGCCTATAAAAAAGAATCACAAGGTTTGTGTTTTATTGGTAAAATAAACTTACCTATATTTCTTCAAAAAAGAATCCTATCAAAAAAGGGAGAAATCATAAATATAAATTCAAATGCTCTAATATATAATAAAAAGAATAAAGAAAAAAGAACATTCTATTCTGAAGAAGAAAAATTATTTTTTTTATCTAAAAAAAATAAATATAAAAAGTCGGATGGAATAATAATTGGATATCATCATGGAGCTCATTTTTTTACTAAAGGACAACGTAAAGGAATAGCTTTGGGTGGATTTAAAAAACCTCTTTTTGTTATTGAAACTGATGTAAAAAAGAATATTGTTTATACAGGAATGGGAAGAGAACATCCTGGATTATATAGAAAATATTTATTTATTCATGAAAAAAATATTCATTGGATTAGAGAAGATCTTACTCTTTTAGAAGGAGAAAAAATGAATGTATTTTGTAGAATTCGTTATAGACAACCATTACAAAAATCAAAATTGTATAAAATAAAAAAAGGAATGTTTATAGAATTTGAAACAATGCAATGTGCTATAACGGAAGGTCAATTTGCTGTTTGGTATATTGAAAAAGAATTGATAGGATCAGGAGTCATATCCTAG
- a CDS encoding acetolactate synthase — translation MKHQFRIIILGEKETRLLSRILVILNRRNLKTHHINVSNNNKNESIVHFQYVLDLECKEEQLVKVKKLIEKLIGIIHVYCSKIEEKNSRKNTWKKIDLPLATS, via the coding sequence ATGAAGCATCAATTCAGGATAATAATTTTAGGAGAAAAAGAAACAAGATTATTAAGTAGAATACTTGTTATCTTAAACAGAAGAAATTTGAAAACTCATCATATCAATGTATCTAATAACAATAAAAATGAAAGTATTGTTCATTTTCAGTATGTTTTAGATTTAGAATGTAAAGAAGAACAATTAGTTAAGGTAAAGAAATTAATTGAGAAATTGATTGGAATCATTCATGTTTATTGTTCTAAAATAGAAGAAAAAAATTCTAGAAAAAATACATGGAAAAAAATAGATTTACCGCTAGCAACATCTTAA
- the ilvC gene encoding ketol-acid reductoisomerase, producing the protein MKIKFGSVEETIITRKEFPLSNARDILKKETISVLGYGVQGPGQSLNLKDNGFQVIVGQRKNSFSWDKALEDGWIEGKDLFTLEEASERGTIIMYLLSDAGQISFWPILRKYLTKGKSLYFSHGFGLTFCNQTKIYPSKNIDIFLVAPKGSGTSLRRLFKQGKGINSSYAIYQDYSGESLEKTLSIGIGIGSGYLFETNFKNEVYSDLVGERGTLMGAIQGILSAQYQILREKGHSPSESFNETVEELTQSLIPLISEKGMDWMYANCSTTAQRGALDWWKKFRDATLPIFKELYHEVHSGNEAKRIIESNSDINYRTKLKNELKDLKKSELWEVGSIIRNLRPEENTKK; encoded by the coding sequence ATGAAAATTAAATTTGGATCCGTAGAAGAAACTATTATTACGAGAAAAGAATTTCCATTGTCGAATGCTAGAGACATTTTAAAAAAGGAAACTATTTCTGTATTGGGATATGGAGTTCAAGGCCCTGGACAATCTTTAAATTTAAAGGATAATGGATTTCAAGTTATCGTAGGACAAAGAAAGAATTCTTTTTCTTGGGATAAAGCATTGGAAGATGGATGGATAGAAGGAAAAGATCTTTTTACTTTAGAAGAAGCTTCTGAAAGAGGAACTATTATCATGTATCTTCTTTCAGATGCAGGTCAAATATCTTTTTGGCCTATTCTTCGTAAATATTTAACTAAAGGAAAATCCTTATATTTTTCACATGGATTTGGATTAACTTTTTGTAATCAAACAAAGATATATCCTTCTAAAAATATAGATATTTTTTTAGTAGCTCCTAAAGGATCAGGAACTAGTTTAAGAAGACTTTTTAAACAAGGAAAAGGGATAAATTCTAGTTACGCTATTTATCAAGATTATAGTGGAGAAAGTTTAGAAAAAACTTTATCTATTGGAATAGGAATAGGATCTGGATATCTATTTGAAACAAATTTTAAAAATGAAGTATACTCTGATTTAGTGGGAGAAAGAGGAACTCTAATGGGCGCTATTCAAGGAATTTTATCTGCTCAATATCAAATACTAAGAGAAAAAGGACATTCTCCTTCGGAATCTTTTAATGAAACCGTAGAAGAGTTAACTCAAAGTCTTATTCCATTAATTTCAGAAAAAGGAATGGATTGGATGTATGCAAATTGCTCAACTACAGCACAAAGAGGGGCTTTAGATTGGTGGAAAAAATTTAGAGATGCAACATTACCAATATTTAAAGAATTATATCATGAAGTTCATTCTGGAAACGAAGCTAAAAGAATTATAGAATCTAATAGTGATATAAATTATAGAACAAAATTAAAAAATGAATTGAAAGATCTTAAAAAAAGTGAATTATGGGAAGTTGGATCTATTATTCGTAATCTTAGACCAGAAGAAAATACCAAAAAATAA
- the ilvB gene encoding biosynthetic-type acetolactate synthase large subunit has protein sequence MKKELLFGSEIVIKTLLYEKVEYIFGYPGGAIMPIYDSLHDYLNYVSHILMRHEQGSIHAAQGYARATGKIGVCFTTSGPGATNLITGLADALIDSTPVVCITGQVSSHLLGTDAFQETNIIDISIPVTKWNTQVLKAKDICTSIQKGFFIAKKGRPGPVLIDITKDAQFQKSEFHYKPCEYINNFHPYPCIKEKKIIEAANLINIAKKPLILVGQGVILSEAENELKKFVEKTGIPVASTLLGLGALDSDHPLYMGMLGMHGNYAPNILTNHCDIIIAIGMRFDDRVTGDVKKYAKKAKIIHLEIDSSEINKNVLCYIPILGDCKSSLKRLIFYTNKSTHQKWIKQFFHLKEKEKITVIQNDLNPKKEGMTMGEVIKWINQYKHKNAILVTDVGQHQMIASRYFNFTYKKSQITSGGLGTMGFALPASIGAQLGAKNRQVICIVGDGGIQMTIQEMGTILQNNIPVKIILLNNNFLGMVRQWQQLFFEKRYSCTELVNPDFIKLANAYNIKAKKVIKREELKESVKKALNHKKAFLLEVSIEKEDNVFPMIPAGASVDEIRLT, from the coding sequence ATGAAAAAAGAGTTATTATTTGGATCAGAAATAGTAATCAAAACGCTATTGTATGAAAAAGTAGAATATATATTTGGTTATCCAGGTGGAGCTATTATGCCTATATATGATTCTTTACATGACTATTTAAATTATGTTTCGCATATTTTAATGCGTCATGAACAAGGATCTATTCATGCAGCACAAGGTTATGCAAGAGCAACTGGAAAAATAGGGGTATGTTTTACTACTTCAGGACCTGGAGCCACTAATTTGATTACCGGATTAGCAGATGCTTTAATAGATAGTACTCCTGTGGTTTGCATTACTGGACAAGTATCTTCTCATTTATTAGGAACTGATGCTTTTCAAGAAACAAATATCATAGATATTTCTATTCCTGTAACTAAATGGAATACTCAAGTATTGAAAGCTAAAGATATATGTACATCAATTCAAAAAGGATTTTTTATAGCTAAAAAAGGAAGACCTGGACCTGTGTTAATAGACATTACTAAAGATGCACAATTTCAAAAATCGGAATTTCATTATAAACCTTGTGAATACATAAATAATTTTCATCCATATCCTTGTATAAAGGAAAAAAAAATTATAGAAGCAGCAAATTTAATAAATATTGCAAAAAAACCATTAATACTTGTAGGTCAAGGGGTTATATTATCCGAAGCAGAAAATGAATTGAAAAAATTTGTTGAAAAAACAGGAATTCCAGTAGCTAGTACTCTATTGGGTTTAGGGGCTTTAGATAGTGATCATCCTTTATATATGGGAATGTTAGGAATGCATGGGAATTATGCTCCAAATATTTTAACCAATCATTGTGATATTATCATTGCAATAGGAATGCGTTTTGATGATCGTGTTACTGGAGATGTAAAAAAATATGCAAAAAAAGCTAAGATTATCCATCTAGAGATAGATTCTTCTGAAATAAATAAAAATGTATTATGTTATATCCCTATTTTAGGAGATTGTAAATCATCTTTAAAAAGATTGATTTTTTATACTAATAAATCTACTCATCAAAAATGGATAAAACAATTTTTTCATCTTAAAGAAAAGGAAAAAATAACAGTGATACAAAATGATTTAAATCCAAAAAAAGAAGGGATGACAATGGGAGAAGTAATAAAATGGATCAATCAATATAAACATAAAAATGCTATTCTTGTAACAGATGTAGGACAACATCAAATGATAGCTTCCAGATATTTCAATTTTACCTATAAAAAAAGTCAAATAACTTCTGGAGGACTGGGAACTATGGGTTTTGCTTTACCAGCTTCTATAGGAGCTCAATTAGGAGCAAAAAATAGACAAGTTATTTGTATTGTTGGAGATGGAGGAATTCAAATGACAATACAAGAAATGGGAACTATATTACAGAATAATATTCCCGTAAAAATAATACTTCTAAACAATAATTTTTTAGGAATGGTACGTCAATGGCAACAACTCTTTTTTGAAAAACGTTATTCGTGTACAGAATTGGTAAATCCGGATTTTATAAAATTAGCTAATGCTTATAACATAAAAGCAAAAAAAGTCATCAAAAGAGAAGAATTAAAAGAATCTGTAAAGAAAGCATTGAATCACAAAAAAGCCTTTTTATTAGAAGTTTCTATAGAAAAAGAAGACAATGTTTTTCCTATGATTCCTGCGGGAGCATCTGTAGATGAAATTCGTTTAACATAA